One part of the Mesorhizobium sp. M4B.F.Ca.ET.058.02.1.1 genome encodes these proteins:
- a CDS encoding amino acid ABC transporter permease, producing MGYALNFNLIWRHFDKLWGGLLLSLELAVISIAIGIVIGLVLAVWYVSAGRTVRAIIAAYVEFIRNVPLILLVYLVFYGLPTVIDIAYSAPTSFVLTLSVYSGAYLVEVFRSGLEAVPRGQLDAGKAIGLTPWQRLLHVRLPTMLRITLPALSNTFISLFKDTSIASVISVPELTYGAQWINFNTFRIVEVYLVTTAMYLVTGYALLFALRLVERRFRAAR from the coding sequence ATGGGCTACGCGCTCAATTTCAACCTGATCTGGCGCCATTTCGACAAGCTGTGGGGCGGGCTGCTGCTCAGTCTCGAGCTTGCCGTCATCTCGATCGCCATCGGCATCGTCATCGGGCTGGTGCTGGCGGTCTGGTACGTTTCGGCCGGACGCACGGTGCGGGCGATCATCGCCGCCTATGTCGAGTTCATCCGCAACGTGCCGCTGATCCTGCTGGTCTATCTGGTCTTCTACGGTCTGCCGACTGTGATCGATATCGCCTACAGCGCGCCGACCTCGTTTGTCCTGACACTGTCGGTCTATAGCGGCGCCTACCTGGTCGAAGTCTTCCGTTCCGGCCTCGAGGCCGTGCCGCGCGGCCAACTCGATGCCGGCAAGGCGATCGGCCTGACCCCATGGCAGCGGCTGCTGCATGTGCGTCTGCCGACGATGCTGCGCATCACGCTGCCGGCGCTCTCCAACACCTTCATCTCGCTGTTCAAGGACACCTCGATCGCCTCGGTCATCTCGGTGCCCGAGCTCACCTACGGCGCCCAGTGGATCAACTTCAACACCTTCCGCATCGTCGAGGTCTACCTGGTCACCACGGCCATGTATCTGGTGACCGGCTATGCGCTGCTTTTCGCGCTCAGGCTCGTCGAGCGCCGGTTCAGGG
- a CDS encoding transporter substrate-binding domain-containing protein → MAGLATAGVMSVAATVDAKKAAAQAAPDSLLRTVLDRGKLIVGTGSTNAPWHFENDAGELVGMDITMGRILAKGLFDDPTKVEFVMQDPAQRIPNVTTNKVDITIQFMTMTAQRSQLINFSRPYYVEGVALLTLPGAENKTFDKLLAAGSATRVSILQNVDAETSVRFALPQAQVMQIDTQANVLQALESKRVDAAAVDLSTVRWLASRNPDKYFDAGKSWYSMLYGAALRQGDLDWLTFVNQTFTIAMFGHETALYDAAFKDYFGLEPPARHPGFPVI, encoded by the coding sequence ATGGCTGGACTGGCAACGGCCGGCGTGATGAGCGTGGCGGCGACGGTCGATGCGAAAAAGGCGGCCGCGCAGGCAGCGCCGGACAGCTTGCTGCGTACGGTGCTCGATCGCGGCAAGCTGATCGTCGGCACCGGCAGCACCAACGCGCCCTGGCATTTCGAGAACGATGCCGGCGAGCTTGTCGGCATGGACATCACCATGGGCCGGATCCTGGCCAAGGGCCTGTTCGACGATCCGACCAAGGTCGAGTTCGTCATGCAGGACCCGGCGCAGCGCATTCCGAACGTTACCACCAACAAGGTGGACATCACCATCCAGTTCATGACCATGACGGCCCAGCGTTCGCAGTTGATCAACTTCTCGCGGCCCTACTATGTCGAAGGCGTCGCCCTGCTGACCTTGCCGGGAGCCGAAAACAAGACCTTCGACAAATTGCTTGCCGCCGGTTCGGCGACCCGCGTCTCGATCCTGCAGAACGTCGATGCCGAAACCTCGGTCCGTTTCGCCCTGCCGCAGGCTCAGGTGATGCAGATCGACACTCAGGCCAACGTGCTGCAGGCGCTGGAATCCAAGCGCGTCGACGCCGCCGCCGTCGATCTCTCGACTGTGCGCTGGCTCGCCTCGCGCAATCCCGACAAATACTTCGACGCCGGCAAGAGCTGGTACTCGATGCTCTACGGCGCCGCGCTTCGGCAGGGCGATCTCGACTGGCTGACCTTTGTCAACCAGACCTTCACCATCGCCATGTTCGGCCACGAAACGGCGCTCTACGACGCCGCCTTCAAGGACTATTTCGGGCTGGAGCCGCCGGCGCGTCATCCGGGCTTCCCGGTCATCTGA
- a CDS encoding IclR family transcriptional regulator, with amino-acid sequence MQDGNDVMDRQSPNEDKVSREKGLNRVLEILEYLHTTQRAIGIGDLAKGVNAPRSTTYTLVRSLVDAGLLEMAGDGNRVYFGKKLYLYGMDYVRGNDLLRRGRQEVDNLSQETGETSELCMLQSGRYTIIHSSPGTRPFRISSATGLQIPLPWTASGRLLLAGFERGRIEAMITEGDLILPDGRKLELDDFIDDIGKARATGYCVTSGLVDAYTKCLAAPVFSAPGKVEATMCLVVPIDTSEERTGELIALLRERAARLSIAA; translated from the coding sequence ATGCAAGATGGCAATGACGTCATGGATCGGCAGAGTCCGAACGAGGACAAGGTCTCACGCGAGAAAGGCCTCAACCGGGTGCTGGAGATCCTGGAGTACCTGCACACGACACAGCGCGCGATCGGCATCGGCGATCTCGCCAAGGGCGTGAACGCGCCGCGTTCGACCACCTATACGCTGGTGCGCTCGCTGGTCGACGCGGGGCTCCTGGAAATGGCCGGTGACGGCAACCGCGTCTATTTCGGCAAGAAGCTCTATCTCTATGGAATGGACTATGTGCGCGGCAACGACCTGCTGCGGAGGGGCCGCCAGGAGGTCGACAACCTGTCACAGGAGACGGGCGAGACATCCGAATTGTGCATGCTGCAGAGCGGCCGCTACACGATCATCCATTCCAGTCCCGGCACGAGGCCGTTCCGCATCAGCTCGGCCACCGGCCTGCAGATACCGCTCCCCTGGACCGCTTCCGGCAGGCTGCTGCTTGCGGGCTTCGAACGGGGCCGGATCGAAGCCATGATTACCGAGGGCGACCTCATTCTGCCGGACGGCCGCAAGCTCGAACTCGACGATTTCATCGACGACATCGGCAAGGCACGGGCCACGGGCTATTGCGTGACCTCAGGGCTCGTCGACGCCTACACCAAATGCCTGGCCGCGCCGGTTTTTTCGGCGCCGGGCAAGGTCGAGGCAACGATGTGCCTGGTCGTTCCGATAGACACATCCGAGGAGCGGACAGGCGAACTCATCGCCCTTCTGCGTGAGCGCGCGGCACGGCTGTCGATCGCGGCGTGA
- a CDS encoding YdcH family protein: MSEQEQAEIRLEFSRLKQEHADFDAAINAMIATGCDPLQIQRMKKKKLFLKDRLMALEDRIIPDIIA; this comes from the coding sequence ATGTCCGAACAGGAACAGGCCGAGATCCGGCTCGAATTTTCCCGCCTGAAGCAGGAACACGCCGATTTCGACGCCGCCATCAATGCGATGATCGCAACCGGCTGCGACCCCCTGCAGATTCAGCGCATGAAGAAGAAGAAACTCTTCCTCAAGGACCGGCTGATGGCGCTGGAAGATCGCATCATCCCCGACATCATCGCCTGA
- a CDS encoding YdcH family protein has translation MSLASHLDELQRKHGDIERELTDAMNHPSVDDLEIVNLKRRKLAIKDEIEKLKAKPTTH, from the coding sequence ATGTCTCTTGCATCCCATCTTGATGAGTTGCAGCGGAAACACGGTGACATCGAACGCGAGCTCACCGATGCGATGAACCATCCATCGGTCGACGACCTCGAAATCGTGAATCTCAAGCGGCGCAAGCTGGCAATCAAGGACGAGATTGAAAAGCTGAAGGCGAAACCGACGACGCACTGA
- the ispG gene encoding flavodoxin-dependent (E)-4-hydroxy-3-methylbut-2-enyl-diphosphate synthase, which translates to MTGYFSSPFPRRASVGVDVGGVIVGGGAPVVVQSMTNTDTADVDQTVAQVAALHRAGSEIVRITVDRDESAAAVPAIRDRLARLGINVPLVGDFHYIGHKLLADHPACAEALAKYRINPGNVGFKDKKDRQFAAIVEMAIKYDKPVRIGVNWGSLDQELLTRLMDENQAQGFPLTAQEVTREAIVQSAILSAEMAEEIGLGRDKIILSAKVSGVQDLIAVYTELATRSNHALHLGLTEAGMGTKGIVASSAAMGILLQQGIGDTIRISLTPEPNGDRTREVQVSQELLQTMGFRQFVPIVAACPGCGRTTSTVFQELAQNIQADLRKNMPVWREKYPGVENLKVAVMGCIVNGPGESKHADIGISLPGTGETPTAPVFVDGKKAATLRGPSIAQDFEKMVADYIEQRYGRGKAAAE; encoded by the coding sequence ATGACCGGATATTTTTCTTCCCCCTTCCCGCGCCGCGCATCGGTCGGCGTCGACGTTGGCGGCGTGATCGTCGGCGGCGGCGCGCCTGTCGTCGTGCAGTCGATGACCAACACCGACACTGCCGATGTCGATCAGACGGTCGCCCAGGTCGCGGCGCTGCACCGCGCCGGCTCCGAGATCGTGCGTATCACCGTCGACCGTGACGAAAGCGCCGCCGCCGTACCCGCCATCCGCGACCGGTTGGCGCGGCTCGGCATCAATGTGCCGCTGGTCGGCGATTTCCACTATATCGGCCACAAGCTGCTTGCTGACCATCCGGCCTGCGCCGAGGCGCTGGCGAAATACCGCATCAATCCCGGCAATGTCGGCTTCAAGGACAAGAAGGACCGGCAGTTCGCCGCGATCGTCGAGATGGCGATCAAATACGACAAGCCGGTGCGCATCGGCGTCAACTGGGGCTCGCTCGACCAGGAACTGCTGACGCGGCTGATGGACGAGAACCAGGCGCAAGGCTTTCCGCTCACCGCGCAGGAGGTCACCCGCGAGGCGATCGTGCAGTCGGCGATCCTGTCGGCAGAGATGGCCGAAGAGATTGGCCTTGGCCGCGACAAGATCATCCTGTCGGCCAAGGTGAGCGGCGTACAGGACCTGATCGCCGTCTACACCGAGCTCGCCACCCGCTCCAACCATGCGCTGCATCTCGGCCTCACCGAGGCCGGCATGGGCACGAAGGGCATCGTCGCCTCGTCCGCTGCCATGGGCATCCTGCTGCAGCAAGGCATCGGCGACACGATCCGCATCTCGCTGACGCCGGAGCCGAACGGCGACCGCACGCGCGAGGTGCAGGTGTCGCAGGAACTGCTGCAGACGATGGGCTTCCGCCAGTTCGTGCCGATCGTCGCGGCTTGCCCCGGCTGCGGCCGCACCACCTCGACGGTATTCCAGGAACTCGCCCAGAACATCCAGGCCGATCTCCGCAAGAACATGCCGGTGTGGCGCGAGAAGTATCCAGGGGTCGAGAACCTCAAGGTCGCGGTGATGGGCTGCATCGTCAACGGTCCCGGCGAATCCAAGCATGCCGATATCGGCATATCGCTGCCCGGCACCGGCGAGACGCCGACGGCGCCGGTGTTCGTCGACGGCAAAAAGGCGGCGACCCTGCGCGGTCCTTCGATCGCCCAGGATTTCGAGAAGATGGTCGCCGACTATATCGAGCAGCGCTACGGACGCGGCAAAGCCGCTGCGGAGTAG
- a CDS encoding lytic transglycosylase domain-containing protein: MRRFLRATLILFCVAGWAATAQADPPPSAKQRLIGKVCNLIEAHAVGNGLPKDFFARLIWKESRFDPNAVSPVGAEGIAQFMPGTAKMRGLANPFDIEQAIPASAKYLAEMKVSYGNLGLAAAAYNAGENRVSRWLGSGGFLPMETESYVFDVMGEPVDKFSDASYAGKIEPLDANASFAAACRKLPVIMSQTVAMASINVKPWGVQVAGNFRRSAAVSQWLRVRSRFPALLSNHDPVVSRVRTPIGRRGIYAVRIGADSRGEANGICQKLHGVGGACLVVRNR; encoded by the coding sequence ATGCGGCGTTTCCTGAGGGCGACGCTGATCCTGTTTTGCGTGGCGGGCTGGGCTGCAACAGCACAAGCCGATCCGCCGCCGTCCGCCAAGCAGCGGCTCATCGGCAAGGTCTGCAATCTGATCGAGGCGCACGCCGTCGGCAACGGCCTGCCTAAGGATTTCTTCGCCCGGCTGATCTGGAAGGAGAGCCGGTTCGATCCCAATGCGGTGAGCCCCGTTGGCGCCGAAGGCATTGCCCAGTTCATGCCGGGTACGGCAAAGATGCGGGGATTGGCCAACCCTTTCGACATCGAGCAGGCTATTCCCGCCTCGGCGAAATACCTTGCCGAAATGAAGGTTAGCTACGGCAATCTCGGCCTGGCGGCCGCCGCCTACAACGCCGGCGAGAACCGCGTGTCGCGCTGGCTCGGCTCCGGCGGCTTCCTGCCGATGGAGACCGAGAGCTACGTCTTCGACGTCATGGGCGAGCCGGTCGACAAATTCTCGGATGCCTCCTATGCCGGCAAGATCGAGCCGCTCGATGCCAACGCAAGCTTCGCCGCCGCCTGCCGCAAGCTGCCGGTGATCATGTCGCAAACCGTTGCCATGGCCTCGATCAACGTCAAGCCCTGGGGCGTGCAGGTGGCCGGCAATTTCCGCCGCAGCGCCGCGGTCAGCCAGTGGCTGAGGGTCAGGAGCCGCTTCCCGGCGCTGCTTTCCAATCACGATCCGGTGGTCAGCCGTGTGCGCACGCCGATCGGCCGGCGCGGCATCTATGCGGTTCGAATCGGCGCCGACAGCCGCGGCGAGGCCAATGGCATCTGCCAGAAACTGCACGGCGTCGGCGGCGCTTGCCTGGTGGTGCGCAACCGTTGA